In Cutaneotrichosporon cavernicola HIS019 DNA, chromosome: 1, one DNA window encodes the following:
- a CDS encoding uncharacterized protein (Hepatocellular carcinoma-associated antigen 59), whose translation MFKKRTRPQSVRKAKTEDDVVASEASSGAATPTEEGQSVQEMMVLRKLRRAEKQAGIDLERFNRGEEKAPKAPEIEYDKFGLHPSVPDGEDETARAARKVMTNNFTQQTNALDTDKHMMAYIDKEMAKRKGIEETEEKVETDREGALYAIADQYMGDKGVTEAEEGTMKNSLGMLSAVPEVDLGMENRLRNIEETEKAKRALLGRKKEAPVDDPLANVRFARNTQPRESDIQREMDNVRREAQGLPARHKKERPQGAESATDEAVYERFKKRARR comes from the exons ATGTTCAAGAAACGCACGCGACCGCAATCTGTGCGTAAGGCCAAGACTGAGGATGATGTGGTCGCGAGCGAAGCGTCTTCTGGGGCCGCTACCCCAACTGAAGAAGG CCAATCCGTCCAGGAGATGATGGTCCTGCGCAAGCTGCGCCGGGCGGAGAAACAGGCCGGTATCGACTTGGAGCGCTTCAaccgcggcgaggagaaggctcCCAAGGCCCCCGAGATCGAGTACGACAAGTTTGGGCTGCATCCCTCCGTTCCTgatggggaggacgagactgcgcgcgcggcgcgcaaggTCATGACCAACAACTTTACGCAGCAGACGAACGCTCTGGATACGGACAAGCATAT GATGGCGTACATCGACAAGGAGATGGCTAAGCGCAAGGGCATCGAAGAGACGGAGGAAAAGGTCGAGACAGATCGGGAGGGTGCGCTGTACGCCATTGCAGACCAGTATATGGGCGACAAGGGGGTTACGGAGGCCGAAGAGGGGACTATGAAGAACTCGCTTGGGATGTTGAGTGCTGTCCCAgaggtcgacctcggtATGGA AAACCGCCTGCGTAAcatcgaggagacggagaagGCGAAGCGTGCACTGTTGGGTCGTAAGAAGGAGGCACCTGTTGACGACCCTCTCGCCAATGTACGAT tcGCCCGCAACACCCAACCACGCGAATCCGACATCCagcgcgagatggacaaCGTCCGTCGCGAAGCGCAGGGGTTGCCGGCCCGGCACAAGAAGGAGCGCCCGCAAGGTGCCGAAAGTGCGACCGATGAGGCCGTGTACGAGCGCTTCAAGAagcgcgctcggcgatAG
- the HAT2 gene encoding uncharacterized protein (Histone-binding protein RBBP4 or subunit C of CAF1 complex), translating to MSADDPIEVAEELSAAEHNQIVNEEYKIWKKNTPFLYDTVITHALTWPSLTCQWLPDRESPKDADYTVHRMILGTHTSGQADDHLMIAEVHLPKGGAEAGGRDIAELYDEDRQELGSHTKSSARIRVKQTINHKGEVNRARYMPQNPHMIATKTVAGPVYVFDITKHESRAPAKGECKPNIVLTGQSKEGYGLSWSPVKMGHILSASEDTTVAHWDVNAWEKGQAAMTPLRKYTGHSAYVGDVDWHPEHDYMFASVGDDRKLMIWDTRDENSSKPSQQVEGHSAEINAVAFAPSSPNLLITGSSDQTIGLWDLRKMSLKLHSFEAHTDDVLQVAWSPHSPVHFASAAGDRRVNVWNLDAIGAEQTPDDAEDGPPELLFVHGGHTAKVNDLSWSPLAKWHIATTAEDNILQVWEPSRHIRAAAEADVSAMDLE from the exons AtgagcgccgacgacccAATTGAGGTTGCGGAGGAGTTGTCCGCGGCCGAGCACAACCAGATAGTAAACGAG GAGTACAAGATTTGGAAGAAGAA caCGCCGTTCCTATACGACACGGTCATCACACACGCGCTCACCTGGCCTTCCTTAACATGCCAGTGGCTTCCAGACCGCGAGTC GCCTAAGGATGCCGACTACACGGTTCACCGCATGATTCTGGGCACACACACGTCCGGACAAGCGGATGACCACCTCATGATCGCTGAGGTGCACCTCCCCAAGGGAGGGGCGGAGGCTGGCGGGCGCGACATTGCCGAGCTgtacgacgaggacagGCAAGAGCTCGGCAGCCACACCAAGAGCTCAGCGCGCATCCGCGTCAAGCAGACTATCAACCACAAGGGCGAAGTCAACCGAGCCCGATACATGCCCCAGAACCCGCACATGATCGCGACCAAGACGGTGGCTGGACCAGTCTACGTGTTCGACATTACCAAACACGAGAGCCGCGCCCCCGCAAAGGGCGAGTGCAAGCCCAACATTGTCCTCACTGGCCAGAGCAAGGAGGG CTACGGCTTGTCTTGGAGCCCGGTCAAGATGGGCCACATTCTGAGTGCGAGCGAGGACACGACAGTGGCGCATTG ggaCGTGAACGCGTGGGAGAAGGGTCAGGCGGCCATGACGCCTCTGCGCAAGTACACTGGGCACTCGGCCTATGTCGGG GACGTCGACTGGCACCCGGAGCACGACTACATGTTCGCCTCGGTTGGCGACGACCGCAAGCTCATGATCTGGGACACGCGTGACGAGAACTCGTCCAAACCCAGCCAGCAGGTCGAGGGGCATTCGGCCGAGATCAACGCCGTCGCATTCGCACCTAGCAgccccaacctcctcatcaccgGCTCGTCTGACCAA acaATCGGTCTGTGGGACCTCCGTAAGATGTCGCTCAAACTGCACTCGTTTGAGGCGCACACCGACGACGTACTGCAGGTCGCGTGGTCACCGCACTCACCCGTACACTTTGCCTCTGCTGCCGGGGACAGGCGCGTCAACGTGTGGAACCTCGATGCGATCGGCGCAGAACAGACACCTGATGACGCCGAAGATGGGCCGCCCGAGCTCCTCTTTGTACACGGCGGGCACACGGCCAAGGTCAACGACCTGTCTTGGTCGCCGCTTGCCAAGTGGCACATTGCCAccacggccgaggacaacATCCTTCAAGTGTGGGAGCCGTCGCGCCACATCCGCGCGGCTGCTGAGGCTGACGTGTCTGCGATGGATCTCGAGTAG